The nucleotide sequence gattttttttttttaatttgcctCGTGTTAAGATCATAATTTGTTTTTCTAGATAGTTTTATAATGTATCACACCTTCCTTTATTGCCCCacaaacactaaaaaaaaatcattgaaaaaatttacattagttttttcttctctttccatatttacaaattattgaatgtagtattttcaataaaattagtgGTTTACgattgaagaaaaattatatagGTTTTTTTCCGAATATCATTTGTACTTTCTCTTGTATTTTGAATCGAGTTTCTCTTGATTCTAGCAACTATCCAAAACATTGTATCAATATTTATAGTATGTATTTTTTGAGCATATTAGTTTgagatggaaaaaaatatatatattgacAACAAATGAAAACTGTTCCacattcaataaaatataaatattatatatatttaatagggatatttatacataatGTCCAATTTTCGAATTGAGCAtacaataaaaattgatcacTCAAAATCTTTCTTTTGCTTTCTCCTGCATTCGCTGTTGGTTCTTGAATTTCTTTGACAAGGTTTTGTCTacaaacaattaaatatttactcccataaaatattttagttgtaTCCTCTTTTCGTGGCTAAAGCTTGTAAAAACTTTCAAGCTCTGGCCAATCAGAAACTATGATGACATTGAAATAATTGATGGtgttaaatttttgattaatatGTTAATAGTCTCTGGAGTGGTTTTATTTTGAGAATGCTGAGTGCTTCCATCTCAGACTTAAATATCAATTTACGAAGATATGTTGTAGCTTCATCCTAGTGACCAGTGGCGGAAATAAAGGTAAGTAAAGAGGCTATTCTAAGCAAGAGGTATCTCGAGCCAATCTAACCAAGGATTTCATGGAACCTCGGGAAATCCAGGGAATCCATAAATAtttcggggaacccatatatttttttagagaaCAGGAGGAACCCACACATTTTCCAGGGAACTAATACATTTTTTCGGTGACCGGGAACTcgggttaggggaaagtgctctcccttcgaacgttcatgccttcgaataatgtgaattttttttttgtttttcgtaagagatttccgctaaattatcacagaattattaacaattgatgataagccaactaatatttaatagaaatatgtaagtctcttaggaaaactaaaagtaaattcgcattattcgaaggtatgaacgttcgaagggagagtacttccccCTACTCTTATTGCTTATCAGTTATCTATCCGTTAACATAAATCCTAAATATCACCATCCGttagttttactttttttctcaatttagcTATATTATAAGAagaggggtggcaaagcgttccggGATCTACgacaggggtgtgcaagaaccgttgaaactgaataaacatcaaaataagtttgttctctctctctctctcctttttatatttttggctgtcagactcaatcaggtccatatagccatttcgctcactcttatttactcatctctccttatcatttttctttttgctccatcacaaatcctttttttgctcccttatcttttatcatacttccttcttgatatttttgcgttcagtttgtagcttttttttaaggacggtgaaaaactgttttccaattattcaccggacgcgcttcgatcaaggatcgaaccgagggcctctgcgtcacaaagccaacactttgcccattgagctaccgagacccctataagtttgttcaggtagcgttttgacgattgacgtacaagtttcttttgacgtttgttcggtttcaaacggttcttgcacacctctgctttacgaaatgctcgactTCATTTCAATgaatcatttactgtttactggttttcaaccgattcataaatcactcataaGATCCTCCaaaagttttaagagtaataaaattgattttcggacaaaaattacttatcggtttataacagGAACACAACCGATTtatgaatcactcaaaacatgCCCAAAAAGTAGTGGCAAAGCGTCTTAAGCTTTGTgaaatgttcgaactcgtgacttagatgctgtaccgcaaaagtactttcgcatcatttactgtttaccggttctcaaccgatttgaaccgatccataaatctctcaaaagatcccccaaaatagttttaaaagtaatagaattaattttcgcataaaaattagttattggttatgaaccggtccattactgattcaaaaccgattggaacgggttccgttttataggaaattccaagacctttccaacgagcccaaacacgATCCCATTCGCTtcataaatgcgctctctagtgtctttttaacttttgaccttgaaaaaccgttattaggaatgattcagcggtattttcgtctaaggacgaaatgtccgcctgggtaatctctaaaacatatccaaaaatgaaaaaaactcgcacaacgcgttttcgagaaatcccaaaaaacataatttttaaaggggaggggagggtgggggaaaaatgaggggtatgttaacgatccttgggtcgattttggggggggggtcctccgaaggtgccaagtcgctatctcttaccgtttggcctataGAGCTGGCGATAGTCAGACGGAcagatggacagacggacaaacagcgtgacgacatttctcagaaatcgtctgaaacctgaagatttgttgagaaaagtggtctccgggaggtggaaggtggaaattttggggggtgaaaaaatcgatgaattataattatataataCTGTTCTCTCCGTAGATTTCGAGTAGTAAAATACATTTCGGTTAGGTTGAAATTGATCCTTCAAAACATTCACTGCAGTGATCCAAGTATAAGGGAAACTCATATTCCGGCTTCGCCGGcttcagaccagaggtttagtccagtttcaGAAGGattgaaaattctaaatagcaaccaattttattatgGTTTTTCATAGTTATGGATCATTTGTccataatattcaatcctaatgGACTctactctacacactagagaaatttatgtccacattgaagcaaattctctaCGCTTGAgtaggaaaaattcttcaatattatggacatacatttttctaatgtgtagaggccataagtcataatttcccaaaaaatcttgactgagaAGAAATTACAGAAgataagccatatggcttagcCTTAGATCTAAAGCCTGTAATACGCTGATCTAATAAAAGTTTTCttgaatggatttttttaaagggTCGACATTTtgcaagattttcaaaaatgagaAAGATTTTTAATAGTTTCTCTAGTTGTCTAGTTCTAAACTCTAGGAACGCTCATGCACACTGATGTGGAAAGGTATTTTGTGACTATCTTTTTATTCTATAGAAATTTACGTAAATAAaactcattaaaattaaaataaagagaAGGATGCAATTAAATCTATCAAATGGTTCAATTAACTTAATTGCCGATTTTTTAAGCAGATCAAAGTATTATTCCTGAATAttgtttttgttaattaaaactttttttattctgattttttttaatcacttaaaattaaatcatcgttgcgatatttaaattttaaaaaccggAAATTAGAAGCTTTTTCGAATATCTCATTTTGCGCTCCGGCGGATTTTTTTGGCGCTTTTTTTGTTTCGAAGAACTTTCGCACTGTCACCGCGGAAGGGATGGAGGTTATGTTCAAAATCGGTCCAAGGATTTGTGTTTTGCTTACAATTTAGAATAAATAGTGCAAAAGATGCTTTTACCATCAATAAATGTGCTCAAACTAACTCGAATAGTCATAACGAATCACTGCAAAAGAAATTCCACCTTCAACTTGCTGTGTCATCGATGTTCTGCCACATTTCCACTTCTATCCCGGATCCGGCCTGGCCAGTGTTCATCCCTGATTGCGAGACAATGTTCAACAAAGGCATCTGGGAAGAGGgtgaagttcaaaaagtcagaTTTGATAAGGCTCTTTCAGCTGGCGTCAAAGGAAAAATGGGCTATATTTGGTAAGTACTTCCTGGACTGCTGAAGATTTTTGGAATTGGGTAGATTGTCCAGGGAATTTTAGGTGGGATTGGATGCCTGGTGGTATCGTCGAGCATCACAATGGCTGTTCCCTATGGACTAGGGAAGATTCTGGACACAATTTATTCAGATGAGTCGAACGAAGTTGCCAAGGAGCGGCTGAAGAAGTTCTGCCTGATCTTGGCGGGGATTTTTATAATCGGTGGTGTTTCGAATTTTGGAAGAGTGTACCTGTTCAACAGTGCCTGTGAGTTGGGAAGGGAGTCCATGAAGTGGGCCAATAAATGTAATTGCTTGACTTCTTGCAGCTCTTAGAATTGTTCAGGATATCCGGTCGCGGCTTTATAGATCGATGCTGGGCCAGGAAGCCGGATGGTTTGATCAGAAGGGAACCGGGGAACTTGTCAATCGCCTCTCGCAAGATGCGTACTTAGTGGGGAATTCCCTGAGTCAGAATCTCTCCGATGGGCTGAGATCTACTGTGATGGTAACTGCTGGAGTTGGAATGATGATAAACACTTCTCCCCATCTGGCTTTAGTGGGAATGTGCGTGGTGCCAGCTGTGGCAGGAATGGCAGTTGTGTACGGGAGATACGTGAGAAATATCACAAGACGCCTTCTGGATCAGTATGCTGGCATCATGAAAACCGGGGAAGAGCGTTTGGGGAACATCAAGACGGTGAAGATGTTCTGTCGCGAGGAACAAGAAAGTCAACTATTCCTCAGTCAACTCTACGATGCTCTCCAGCTAGGCTACAAAGAAGTTCAAGCCAGGGCAATCTTCTACGGATTAACTGGTCTCTCCGGGAACATCTTGATCATGTCTGTGCTGTTCTACGGAGGGAATATGGTGGCCAATGAGGAGCTAACAGTTGGAGCTCTTACTTCATTCATCCTCTACGCGGGCTATTCGGCAATATCCATCAACGGGCTTAGCAATTTCTACACAGAACTGAACAAGGGACTAGGAGCTGCTCAGAGGATCTGGGAGATCTTTGACCGGAAACCTCTGATCCCTGTGGCAGAAGACGGGGGAAAAATTTTACCGTCTCTTGGCCCAATTGTTTTCAGGAATGTTGGATTTCATTATCCGTCCCGGCCTGGAAATGAAGTTCTCGAGGATTTGAGTTTGACCATTGAGCCAGGAATGACAACAGCGGTGGTGGGAAAAAGTGGATCCGGGAAGTCTACTATTGGCATTCTTCTGCTTCGCCTCTACGATCCTACGCGTGGTCAGGTACGtcaagaattttgatttttaaatgtgATTTAATTATTGCCCACAtgtacttaaaattttaataattttaataccaAATAATTTTGTCCCAGCGCGTTTTCTGATTGGCTAAAGCTTTGAGAACTTTTAGGTTTAAGCTCTAAAGTGCTTTGGATTTGTTGCCATAGATAGCTTTCAGGTGTAATTGTTTCAtgatcacagctattgtaatgctGCGGTTTGGTGAAACACGTCCGATCAGTCTCATATTTACAGGGTATAATAATTTGAACTTCCCTGATTCTCCACAAATAACCAGCTAAAAATATCGGATGCGACCTGTCCTCTAAACGTCCTTAGAATGCAATTTctctggtttggaaagagatattacagtggcggccaataaaatagaatcactccttgaaacttgatttttttaacttttgataacttttttctaattatgtttaaaaaattttaatttagaaatgttaaagtaattgccttacgtcgaaaaagtacagtactGCTCGTAAAAGGTCTGTATTTTTACTCAGAATGGGTCAAAAGTGATGTTCTGCTGggacaaaaaaatagaatcacttttaGTTATAGTCCTTATAGTCATAATCTGAAATTCATTTCGAGTATttcaaaaacaacaaaattttagtgtaatgtcaGCAATTATTTAGTGTCTTGACAATTTATTTTCTAGGTTTGGATAAATGAAAGTAtgagaaattggagaaaatgtagAACTTTCTCGTTAGATGCTCTATTAGACTTTTGAGGTTACGAAAGCATGGAATGATCGGGAATATCATAGCTAGCTGACTACATtaaattacgaaaatcaataatccattgtatagtcctacatgttactttctgtatcctgggcatgaaccaataaacttattattattattattattattataacacGATATAGTGTTTACTTGaacataatgcccagcgcacaataacttttgtttttgacatttcaatgagagtgagtgagatctagatctagtcatcttgttccctctcatgggaaattttgaaaacatgtttacaaacaaaatttattgtgcgctggtcataagacTAGAAATTTTGGCTGCTATCGGTTCCACGGGTCAATCgtattaagaaaacaacaacaattCAGTATTTTCGAATTGCTCAATGTGGTCAAATCAATCTAGCATTTCATCGCAAACCGCAAATTTCATGGGACAAATAAAGTTGAAAGGGAAAAAacgcttttaaaatttttttcgtgGTCGTTTTTTGATAtgttggaaaataaaatttgaaatatcgtGTAATACTTAATTCCAGACAAACCAATTTAGAATTCAGAcaaataaatcttttaaaacttaaaaaaaaattaagtaataggggaaagtgcgctttCAATGGACCAAATTCTctaaaaacgtttaaaaaaatgaattgttcgaaggtagagtgctttcccctacttaaaataactctttattGTTAGGAATTCCAAAACCAAGAAAAAAAGAGGTGGAAAAGTGTCCGAAACTGTACGAGCTGTTCGAACTTCCGATAAAAAGCTCTGTCGTGtataatttttcgaattttttatgGACGCAGCTAAgatttattgatttaaatatatttaaggtGAGgtatcctcgagtcgaccgccCTGGgtccctcaagtcgaccggttaaaatatttattcaatttatttacatttgcaataatatttagcgaatGGTTTAACATTAtagggtcaattatttcataattaattcaaatcagtgaaaatatcattgaaattgaccataaaacactgaaaaatcataaaaagacgGAGTGTTAAGgtgtttcttaaataaaaattcgcaatttttatttaaattatggcATACTTTTTCATATTCTTGACTTtcttcttaaggaattatttcaattattaccctCAGAGATTaacttgagaattcaaatttcgagtctaatcgcaagttgaGGACTTAATCTTTATTACTTGTGCAAAAATTGTAGTACCATGACtaagttaaagattaattttatgtattcaaattgaaagtgcatttcaaataaattgttccttagttcgaccggtcgacgaatcatagcaagtgaagcttttttcaattaaatgttGTTCTATACTTCTGAATGAATTAATAAAAGTgagtttccctatttattttaattttaaactaaattttaagtgctatTCATGATGTGTTAAACAAGCCAAAGTTGAATCCGTGACTTTttagttttgtgatttgtttaattttaagaaaaaatgggtggtcgagtagaggagcCTCAGGCGGTCGAGTAGAGGTACACTGATATtgaagtggtcgagtagaggaacacttcgcattttcgaaacattttaatttttttataatttaaaattatattatgactaaatgaaGTTCACAATTAGATAGATAAAGATCTATTCTCCAGTTTTCGGTAAAACctatcaaaaaacacaaattataactgttttaTCATaggtttttcacaaaatctatccttaaggTGTCGACAttggatactttaccttataaataaatcatgaaattttttttgaagttgaaaatttttcgagaaaaagtttattttaaaaatattattggcaatttaattaattaattgaccaaatccGGTTAAGATTTGGCTCTTTGaccttaaataaaattcaagatgACGATTTAATCGTTGAAAgctacaaaacatatccgaaaatatttgaaaaaccttgggctaattttgagaaaagttagAAAACCTCATTTTAACGTATTTTAGAGGGATAGCAAATGAATGAATGGGGAGGGAGAAAACAGAAATAGATGATCGTAGAGATTGTCATTTTAGAAAAGTCATCGAAGTCCGAAGGTCGAAATCACTTACTGtttcaattttatatgggtAACAAGTCAGAAGACcgaaaaaaacgtaaaaaatagtattttaaaaatagagcttacggtgctatcacactaggatttttcacgttttaattttaaattcaattgagccaattgagcattaagatttctagaatttactagATTGATGCTTGCTAGCatagcgatcggcagtgttcctcggatcgtcaggttaataccgtataactccaaataaaatgaatttttaaaaatgattagctactttttaccatttaactcttacaagaattcattgcattagctcagatttaatttataaaaccaattttctgtgaGGCACCTGATtcaattcgtgacgatccgaggtacagagtgcaagttttcattaacacctattttttattacttgattgtaaatatttaaaaatgaaatgcacagatataattgaatggataattaatagactaattaacaaaaacaaagatatcaaatagtgttttggggcttatattttcaactaaatatggagcatacctgtaaacattccgatccgcgcccgtcaaataatttcgtcatttatctttaagatttctgcagaaaatatctacacctctgcagaaaatctgccgagaaatctgtagatattcctacgaattttatttgggcttgggacaaaattcttcagaaatttttgcagattttctgatgaattctggtgcatactctgacgaatttctgtagatattttgcagattttctgtagatttttctacattccagactttccagacagctgtgtctgaaaagatggaatatttttcactgaagtttgtaaaattctatagagttattcttagtgatatcacagtgtttatataaaataaagaattctgcgacgccgtgttctaagtagagaatagtaaagtgaactttaaacagagtgtcgaccaaaatttcgtgtttttgtatcattcgattggtgatttttaagaaattagtatttttgctcgcattttttttacttatctaaaatgtgtactcggtaatgcttgttaatcagagcataccattttctttataacttctacagtttcttcataaatcaacaatatttttgtgaactaatggaggttatgcagattttctagggagaaattctgccgagaatctgcagattttcggcagaatttctgccgaaaatctacagatattatacgcagaaattctgccgaaaatctacagattttctctgaatgtactagaatataccgttaaaattcaaaaaacctgtgagtaaaatcggcaggtagagcaatgatttgacagGCGGTACTCTTcctttaatttgtaaaaaacaAGTTTGAATCAAACGCATtattatttcaatgaatagaaagAATGTGAAATGCGTtctgaataaatagtagttaacggaatatttttaagtaaaattaatgTACCACCGTCTAAGTTTGCCCctggctaatctgccccggtctcccctaatggaATGTTAGGCTCCTAACAGGACAAAAGCCAGACATATTCACGAAAATTctgcgaaaaagttaaaaaaaagcttctggatctaggggaaagtactctccctttgaacgttcatgccttcaaataatgtgaatttcttttgtttttcgtaaaagatttacactaaattatcacggaattatcaacaattgatgataagccaactaatatttaatagaaatgtgtaagtttcttatgaacgttcgaacggatagtactttcccctagtggaCGAATGCatgaaagtccatttcataATGCTTTTCAGGTGACCCTCAATGGAGTCGATATCCGGGAACTCGATCCACGATGGCTGCGATCAAATATTGGTGCTGTCAACCAGGAGCCAATTCTGTTCAGTGGCACAATTCGGGAGAATATTCTCTACGGTGTCAATGAGGGAAACTCAATTTCTGAAGAGGATTTCCAGCGAATCGTTCAGGAAGCTCATGTAGATGAATTTGTACGGAGTCTTCCCCAGGGATTAGAGACAGTTGTGGGCCAACGTGGAATGATGCTGAGTGGAGGGCAGAAACAGAGAGTAGCCATTGCGAGAGCTTTGATCAAAAATCCAGCAATTTTGCTTCTCGATGAAGCCACAAGTGCTCTCGATGCTGGATCCGAGGAGCACGTCCAAGTTGCTCTGGAATCCTTGACAAAAGGACGTACTGTTCTGACGATAGCACATCGACTCAGTACAATTCGAAATGCCCAGAAGATTGTTGTACTGGACAATGGAAGGATAGCCGAAGAGGGAAGCTACGAGGAGCTTTCAATGCGTGAGGAAGGACTTTTCCGGGAGTTGGTGAAGAGGCAGACATTTCAGCTGCACTGAAGACACTTTATAGGGATCAATTAGGTATGTATTTaatttgtgtaatttatttttcaataaatagattttttgtaGATAATTTCAGACGTCTTCCTTGAGTTGTACAAATTGAAATGCACAAATCAGTTgcattttaattattcagttAATTAGATATTCAGTTGAAGCGTTGTGTGTACTCTGCTAATGAATATTGAATAGGATTCTATTTATAAGTGCAATGAGAACTTTTCAATTTTGTTCCATTTGTGAAATAATGTTGTACATTTTTTCTCTAAGGAATTATCCCAATTTTCAGATACATTTTCAATTATCAAACTTTCACAAGTAGCAAAATGAAGTCTCTgcataaagttatttttatcgtgtggttttaataattatttg is from Phlebotomus papatasi isolate M1 chromosome 1, Ppap_2.1, whole genome shotgun sequence and encodes:
- the LOC129809590 gene encoding ATP-binding cassette sub-family B member 10, mitochondrial — protein: MLLPSINVLKLTRIVITNHCKRNSTFNLLCHRCSATFPLLSRIRPGQCSSLIARQCSTKASGKRVKFKKSDLIRLFQLASKEKWAIFGGIGCLVVSSSITMAVPYGLGKILDTIYSDESNEVAKERLKKFCLILAGIFIIGGVSNFGRVYLFNSASLRIVQDIRSRLYRSMLGQEAGWFDQKGTGELVNRLSQDAYLVGNSLSQNLSDGLRSTVMVTAGVGMMINTSPHLALVGMCVVPAVAGMAVVYGRYVRNITRRLLDQYAGIMKTGEERLGNIKTVKMFCREEQESQLFLSQLYDALQLGYKEVQARAIFYGLTGLSGNILIMSVLFYGGNMVANEELTVGALTSFILYAGYSAISINGLSNFYTELNKGLGAAQRIWEIFDRKPLIPVAEDGGKILPSLGPIVFRNVGFHYPSRPGNEVLEDLSLTIEPGMTTAVVGKSGSGKSTIGILLLRLYDPTRGQVTLNGVDIRELDPRWLRSNIGAVNQEPILFSGTIRENILYGVNEGNSISEEDFQRIVQEAHVDEFVRSLPQGLETVVGQRGMMLSGGQKQRVAIARALIKNPAILLLDEATSALDAGSEEHVQVALESLTKGRTVLTIAHRLSTIRNAQKIVVLDNGRIAEEGSYEELSMREEGLFRELVKRQTFQLH